From Parambassis ranga chromosome 9, fParRan2.1, whole genome shotgun sequence, the proteins below share one genomic window:
- the LOC114441163 gene encoding B2 bradykinin receptor-like: MALSPTSIPANLSNDSTQQNSLCSTDIPYVGMIATYIMIISVLGIIFNVFVLMVFFFHKKPCTVAEIYLGNLAGADLLLTSFLPFWAVYVGNKFNWTFGKTMCRLTNTVIHMNANCSNYFLVLVSIDRYLALVHPLSHETMRRPGFAKCGCLLVWGLGLLLSVPTIVYRKTQTDYSNVTICFLDLDDKTYLTFQLVLITFGFVIPICTISFCTVKILKALKNRMAEGVHAQKMENKATTLVPVVLLAFLICWVPFHVMRILSLLSRFKIVPGCDFYRNVAYSRQFFSYFAFFNSVLNPILYVVVGKNFRKKAKELFKQWNTKRFTTTMTLYTRTTQMSMLQQKTS, from the exons ATGGCTCTCTCACCTACAAG CATCCCTGCCAACCTCAGCAATGATTCCACACAGCAAAATTCATTGTGTTCTACTGACATACCCTATGTCGGTATGATTGCGACCTACATCATGATCATCAGTGTGCTGGGAATCatctttaatgtgtttgtgctgatggTTTTCTTCTTCCACAAGAAGCCCTGCACTGTGGCTGAGATCTACTTGGGCAACCTGGCTGGTGCTGACCTCCTGCTGACATCCTTTTTGCCCTTCTGGGCTGTGTATGTAGGAAACAAATTCAACTGGACTTTTGGTAAAACCATGTGTCGCCTGACAAACACTGTCATCCATATGAATGCAAACTGCAGCAACTACTTCCTCGTCCTGGTTAGCATAGATCGTTATTTGGCACTGGTGCACCCACTCTCCCATGAAACTATGCGAAGGCCTGGTTTTGCCAAATGTGGATGTCTTCTGGTGTGGGGACTTGGTTTGCTCCTGAGTGTCCCCACTATTGTCtacaggaaaacacaaacagattacTCTAATGTTACCATATGCTTTCTTGACTTAGATGATAAAACATATCTGACATTTCAGTTGGTGCTCATAACATTTGGCTTTGTCATCCCTATTTGTACAATTTCTTTCTGTACTGTTAAAATTCTTAAGGCTTTGAAAAACAGAATGGCCGAGGGCGTACATGCTCAGAAAATGGAGAACAAGGCCACCACTCTGGTCCCGGTTGTCCTCCTAGCAttcttgatctgctgggtgccATTCCATGTTATGAGGATACTAAGCCTGCTTAGTAGGTTTAAGATTGTGCCTGGGTGTGATTTTTACCGCAACGTGGCATACAGCCGACAGTTCTTCAGCTACTTTGCCTTCTTTAACAGCGTTCTCAACCCAATACTCTACGTTGTTGTAGGGAAAAACTTTCGCAAAAAAGCAAAGGAACTCTTCAAGCAATGGAACACTAAGAGATTTACAACCACCATGACCTTATACACCCGAACAACACAGATGAGCATGCTACAGCAGAAAACATCTTAA